A region from the Triticum urartu cultivar G1812 chromosome 1, Tu2.1, whole genome shotgun sequence genome encodes:
- the LOC125532598 gene encoding uncharacterized protein LOC125532598 gives MHKGGNSAGPGNLAQTRALARESARQTKFFHPSPKRKRITTVARGPPPDLFCPRSNPSTKSNPRSSSTAAVAAPTPLPLTTPSLLADLCNPIGIYGGSAWISASPPSRRIWCARSKSPPSLRHHHQNCSTPPVASLASTRRRAWVDSPHGFLPANGDAVPPLHYARTTRSLDLSWWKLDEVLLGKGLETGSSSGWFVRGFSSAHDLQMVQPVLASSNLEAHSRPVGHISLSVA, from the exons ATGCATAAGGGCGGAAATTCTGCCG GCCCAGGTAATTTGGCCCAAACGCGCGCATTGGCGCGGGAGAGCGCGCGACAGACCAAATTCTTTCACCCATCACCCAAAAGAAAAAGAATTACAACCGTGGCCCGAGGGCCTCCACCCGACCTATTCTGCCCCAGATCGAACCCTTCCACCAAATCGAACCCTCGCTCCTCCTcgaccgccgccgtcgccgcccccaccCCTCTGCCGTTGACCACACCCTCCCTCTTGGCTGATCTGTGCAACCCCATCGGGATCTATGGCGGCAGTGCTTGGATCTCGGCGTCGCCTCCCTCCAGACGCATCTGGTGTGCGAGATCAAAGTCGCCTCCCTCCCTTCGACACCACCATCAGAACTGCTCGACACCGCCGGTCGCCTCCCTCGCTTCTACACGGCGACGAGCATGGGTGGATTCCCCTCATGGCTTCCTCCCCGCGAACGGCGACGCGGTGCCTCCTCTCCACTATGCACGTACAACACGCTCCTTAGATCTGTCCTGGTGGAAACTCGACGAG GTGCTATTAGGGAAAGGATTGGAGACTGGTTCTAGTAGTGGTTGGTTTGTTCGAGGATTTTCTAGTGCTCATGATTTGCAAATGGTTCAGCCAG TACTGGCGTCTAGCAACCTTGAAGCCCACAGTCGACCTGTAGGCCACATCTCTCTCAG TGTTGCATGA